In the genome of Leguminivora glycinivorella isolate SPB_JAAS2020 chromosome 21, LegGlyc_1.1, whole genome shotgun sequence, one region contains:
- the LOC125237390 gene encoding protein lethal(2)essential for life-like: protein MSLLPFIMGLDHPHRLMEQDFGLALTPDDLLTAAVSPMLSRDYYRPWRQLAAAARDVGSTIKSDKEKFQVNLDVQHFAPEEISVKTADGFVVIEGKHEEKKDEHGYISRQFTRRYALPEGCNPETVESRLSSDGVLSVIAPRVAPALKNERSVPINQTGPVRKEIKDQSPQANGDQK from the coding sequence ATGTCTCTACTACCGTTCATCATGGGCTTGGACCATCCACATCGCCTGATGGAACAGGACTTCGGGCTCGCCTTGACTCCTGACGACTTACTCACCGCCGCCGTGTCTCCGATGCTGTCCAGAGATTACTACCGCCCCTGGAGGCAGCTTGCCGCCGCGGCGCGAGACGTCGGCTCCACCATCAAGTCCGACAAGGAGAAGTTCCAAGTAAACCTCGACGTGCAACACTTTGCGCCCGAAGAGATCTCCGTCAAAACAGCCGACGGGTTCGTCGTCATTGAAGGCAAACACGAGGAAAAGAAGGACGAGCATGGGTACATCTCCCGTCAGTTCACAAGACGGTACGCGCTCCCAGAAGGTTGCAACCCCGAGACCGTGGAGTCGAGGCTGTCGTCCGACGGTGTCCTGTCGGTTATCGCTCCCCGTGTGGCTCCAGCTTTGAAGAACGAAAGGAGCGTCCCCATCAACCAGACTGGACCCGTTAGGAAGGAAATCAAGGATCAGTCGCCACAGGCCAACGGCGATCAGAAGTAA